In Drosophila santomea strain STO CAGO 1482 chromosome 3L, Prin_Dsan_1.1, whole genome shotgun sequence, a single window of DNA contains:
- the LOC120449370 gene encoding ATR-interacting protein mus304 codes for MASKRFSAMKDFARSKKPRLDVSVTRGSARPSPPRNNFDGILWDDDDDVILMATQLAEAEIEAEERKKKGGTEVDIIGHSEVTFSEFAPTFQGSTSTQQMFPPPPPPQKKTTSLDMDAIFGDDDDFDFLAVTLIDSEPQKMPAPEPSTSKITTSSISVQQKTTTMTINATQSRQQEHQLKFLMDRIEALKRDNAQMEKNLGDSKERNEIKSGEVSLLRDELKHLRQQLQASKMEKLALADETNRDCNKKVAEAAKQIAAKDIELKIKNAEYSKLKTQQKAHERSMNSSMISFQAAPDPLEKRSSLRLNRLNIHRSVPGLKTDNGSVFECREDEEQTKKRRNLFELELKQLLLYYAQLQAQPESLDNLLPRILKSVGKVFTEFAAYAQSLDFPHNCMLYPYNPHNLEEEVHRISLSQQSSLYANEKAVPLRRYMATLALICRQEERISRGLLEWKENDLGLLEMAVEAIIKLGFSYEVSKYFGLLEALTSLLNSLLHGNCLLQHNEELLFDLLKQLVFTRPSPWVFAELSSCLLTCLRHPQLMVKMCVNSPKDCFVSDRVRSVYRFGPDSCLLQVYAGLLELCFFSETPLRQDYFQLMLKIGGNHVRFAFECFKNPPDFILEMLPYFADDGEEESSDGTLMKTATSLSCSSTGAVHGSASNGSTSASVSNLNQNANSSTTLRGKGCECYVKLCLSAVTIVFQVMHQWMLHSRKAGTEEVGEISRIAVHLLSLVFHEYYLTCLFRDSEETTKHYLSLICNWWSEHADLLGFQPIHLRLLNQLVKAHFMLKPLHLEAKPNNPANDLSEWKRIVKNADAQKTAKSAVTVDPSKLLDTDFFGALKREEDTFE; via the exons ATGGCCTCCAAGCGCTTTTCTGCCATGAAAGACTTCGCGCGGAGCAAGAAACCGCGGCTGGATGTTAGCGTTACCCGCGGATCAGCGCGTCCCAGTCCACCAAGGAACAACTTCGATGGAATTCTCTgggacgacgatgacgacgtcATCCTGATGGCCACCCAGCTGGCGGAGGCGGAAATCGAGGCGGAGGAGCGGAAAAAGAAGGGCGGAACAGAGGTGGACATCATCGGTCACAGCGAGGTTACCTTCAGTGAGTTCGCACCCACTTTTCAGGGCTCCACCAGCACACAGCAAATGTTTCCGCCCCCACCGCCGCCGCAAAAGAAGACTACTTCTCTGGACATGGATGCCATTTTCGGGGATGATGACGATTTTGATTTTCTGGCCGTTACCCTCATCGACAGCGAGCCCCAAAAGATGCCGGCGCCGGAGCCCAGCACCAGCAAGATTACTACCTCTAGCATCAGCGTTCAGCAGAAAACCACGACCATGACCATCAATGCTACACAATCCCGCCAGCAGGAACACCAGCTAAAGTTCCTCATGGATAGGATCGAAGCCCTCAAGCGCGACAACGCGCAGATGGAAAAGAATTTGGGAGACAGTAAGGAACGCAATGAGATCAAGTCGGGTGAG GTTTCCTTACTTCGTGATGAGCTAAAGCACTTgcgccagcagctgcaggccagcaaaatggaaaaactcgcTTTGGCCGACGAAACGAATCGAGACTGTAACAAAAAAGTGGCGGAGGCGGCCAAGCAAATTGCGGCCAAGGACATCGAGTTGAAGATCAAAAATGCCGAGTACTCAAAGTTGAAGACACAGCAAAAAGCCCATGAAAGAAGTATGAATTCCAGCATGATCAGTTTTCAGGCTGCTCCGGATCCATTGGAGAAAAGGTCCTCACTTCGCTTGAATAGGCTTAACATACACAGATCTGTGCCCGGACTAAAAACCGATAATGGCAGTGTGTTCGAATGCAGAGAAGATGAGGAACAGACTAAGAAACGGAGAAACCTGTTTGAGCTGGAATTGAAGCAACTGCTGCTTTACTACGCTCAGCTGCAAGCGCAGCCGGAATCTTTGGACAACCTCCTGCCAAGAATACTCAAATCGGTCGGCAAGGTATTCACGGAGTTTGCTGCATATGCTCAAAGCTTGGACTTCCCACACAACTGCATGTTATATCCCTACAATCCCCACAACCTAGAAGAGGAAGTTCATCGCATTTCCCTCTCTCAGCAGAGCAGTTTGTATGCTAACGAAAAGGCTGTGCCGTTGCGTCGCTACATGGCTACTTTGGCATTGATTTGCCGGCAAGAGGAAAGGATTTCTAGGGGTCTGCTGGAGTGGAAAGAAAATGATTTGGGACTGCTAGAGATGGCTGTGGAAGCAATTATAAAACTTGGATTTTCCTATGAGgtcagcaaatattttgggTTGCTGGAAGCCTTGACTTCCCTCCTAAATAGCCTCCTGCATGGAAATTGCCTTCTTCAACATAATGAGGAGCTACTCTTTGATCTGCTTAAGCAGCTTGTTTTTACTCGTCCCAGTCCATGGGTGTTTGCTGAGCTTAGCTCCTGCCTTTTAACCTGCCTTCGACATCCCCAACTTATGGTTAAAATGTGTGTAAATAGTCCCAAGGACTGCTTCGTGTCGGATCGCGTTCGCTCCGTTTATCGATTTGGCCCCGACTCCTGTTTGCTTCAGGTCTACGCGGGCTTACTCGAGCTATGCTTCTTTAGTGAAACTCCTCTGCGGCAGGACTACTTTCAGTTGATGCTCAAAATCGGAGGAAATCATGTACGCTTTGCTTTCGAGTGCTTCAAGAACCCACCGGACTTCATACTTGAAATGCTGCCGTACTTTGCGGATGATGGCGAAGAGGAGTCCAGCGATGGTACTCTGATGAAAACCGCCACCAGTCTGAGCTGCAGCTCCACAGGAGCCGTGCATGGATCGGCCTCCAACGGCTCGACTTCAGCGTCCGTTTCGAACTTgaatcaaaatgcaaattcaagTACAACGCTGCGCGGCAAGGGCTGCGAGTGCTATGTAAAGTTGTGCCTCAGTGCGGTAACCATTGTCTTTCAGGTGATGCACCAATGGATGCTGCACAGCAGGAAAGCAG GCACCGAAGAAGTTGGCGAGATTTCCCGCATCGCGGTGCACCTTCTGTCCCTCGTCTTCCATGAGTACTACCTCACCTGCCTGTTCCGCGACTCCGAGGAGACGACCAAACACTACCTCAGCCTCATATGCAACTGGTGGAGCGAGCATGCAGACCTACTTGGCTTTCAGCCAATACATT TGCGCTTGTTAAACCAACTGGTTAAAGCCCATTTCATGCTTAAACCCCTTCACCTGGAGGCAAAGCCCAATAATCCAGCCAACGACCTATCCGAATGGAAGCGCATTGTCAAGAATGCGGATGCCCAAAAGACTGCGAAGTCGGCTGTGACAGTTGATCCTAGTAAATTACTCGACACCGACTTTTTTGGTGCCCTTAAACGGGAGGAGGACACTTTTGAGTAG
- the LOC120448460 gene encoding DNA-directed RNA polymerase III subunit RPC4 has protein sequence MPAKRMTVTTAAASSISGASGSTTNNGPSGGGARPLETLNGMTRLTPARDLTLGGRGAGTASKKVFAPNLNAVRNKNANVKTSKDTTQPRSGRRGGRGNGTGATRGRGGNSAGGGNSTLIQTQGLFSEGAGDVHVRRSTGNGTAYARGGEEVAVTRKRVDRKDDKGQAERIKELLGESEASGGELSEEEANKTEMALKPILLKEGLWVSQKTPIAKQEDASATSTQKDTLAVAQHLQQLHVAAQTASLEEPPLQYGRYPRTIGNFLDSSESQIFLMQLPDVLPCVGDDSEDPEPPKADHQATSESEPASPAANCANGPKGSILRQLEEGQIGKILRYKSGRVMLQLGDTRFDLDMGLDPGFLQELMSVTANREQRSGNMINLGPIQAKLKATPDWVHLFQQQEAATKRTNPVPST, from the exons ATGCCAGCGAAGCGGATGACGGTCaccacagcagcagcttcGTCCATCAGTGGAGCCAGTGGGTCCACCACGAATAATGGTCCGTCTGGGGGCGGGGCACGCCCACTGGAGACGCTAAACGGAATGACCAGGCTAACGCCCGCCCGCGACTTAACCctcggtgggcgtggcgctgGGACAGCCAGCAAAAAGGTCTTTGCACCCAACTTGAATGCTGTGCGCAACAAAAATGC CAATGTTAAGACGTCCAAGGACACCACGCAGCCTAGAAGCGGGCGCAGGGGTGGACGTGGCAACGGCACAGGAGCCACACGTGGTCGAGGTGGAAATTCCGCTGGCGGTGGCAACTCCACGCTCATCCAGACCCAGGGACTCTTCTCCGAAGGAGCAGGCGATGTTCATGTGCGAAGATCAACCGGAAATGGAACGGCATATGCACGGGGCGGTGAAGAGGTGGCTGTGACCAGGAAACGCGTGGATCGCAAGGATGACAAGGGCCAGGCCGAGCGTATCAAGGAGCTCCTGGGCGAGTCGGAGGCCAGTGGCGGCGAGCTCAGCGAAGAGGAGGCTAACAAGACTGAGATGGCACTCAAGCCCATCCTGCTGAAGGAGG GACTCTGGGTCTCCCAAAAGACACCGATAGCTAAGCAAGAAGACGCCAGCGCAACCTCAACACAAAAGG ACACTTTGGCAGTGGCCCAGCATTTGCAACAGCTGCATGTGGCTGCTCAGACAGCCAGCTTGGAGGAACCACCACTGCAGTACGGTCGCTATCCGCGCACCATTGGCAACTTTCTGGACTCCAGCGAATCGCAGATCTTTCTCATGCAACTGCCAGATGTGTTGCCGTGTGTGGGCGACGATTCCGAAGATCCGGAACCACCTAAAGCAGATCATCAGGCCACCAGTGAATCGGAACCCGCCAGTCCTGCAGCGAATTGCGCAAACGGACCCAAGGGTAGTATACTACGACAGCTGGAGGAAGGACAGATCGGCAAGATTCTGAGGTACAAGTCCGGTCGCGTTATGCTCCAACTGGGAGACACACGCTTCGACTTGGATATGGGTCTGGATCCGGGTTTCCTGCAGGAGCTCATGTCTGTGACCGCTAACCGCGAGCAACGCAGTGGAAATATGATCAATTTGGGACCCATTCAGGCCAAACTCAAGGCCACTCCAGATTGGGTGCACCTTTTCCAGCAGCAGGAGGCGGCAACCAAGCGAACGAATCCAGTACCGAGCACGTAG
- the LOC120448462 gene encoding probable 28S ribosomal protein S26, mitochondrial, translating into MLRAGCQLLTQSTLPTGKTVGNSFTLEFVRWRRKPRWLPVAKSKMFRVPERKKQSEEERTELMRLHNQYKTQLRSVRQFLREEVVRHEETSTADHIVLTPEQEESVFQQCVEANAAWNASIAKERDQRLAKEREEKVAYVQERLEARQLREEERKKQANQRVLFEIERSKTFITRETLDAAIETALANPVDHNFAIDLAGNLYQGRSTSQLSDASGEPNQQVLSN; encoded by the exons ATGCTGCGAGCGGGTTGCCAGCTGCTGACGCAGTCCACCCTGCCCACCGGGAAGACGGTCGGAAATAGCTTCACCCTCGAGTTCGTCCGCTGGCGCAGGAAGCCGCGCTGGCTGCCGGTGGCCAAGAGCAAAATGTTCCGCGTGCCCGAACGCAAGAAGCAGTCGGAGGAGGAGCGCACGGAGCTCATGAGGCTCCACAACCAGTACAA AACGCAACTTCGCTCAGTGCGTCAGTTTCTGAGAGAGGAAGTCGTGCGCCATGAGGAAACCTCCACAGCAGACCACATCGTGCTCACTCCCGAGCAGGAGGAGTCCGTGTTCCAGCAGTGCGTGGAGGCCAATGCCGCCTGGAACGCATCAATAGCCAAGGAGCGAGACCAGCGACTGGCCAAGGAGCGCGAGGAAAAGGTGGCCTATGTCCAGGAGCGACTGGAGGCACGACAGCTGCGCGAGGAGGAGCGCAAGAAGCAGGCCAACCAGCGGGTTCTGTTCGAGATCGAGCGTTCCAAGACCTTCATCACTAGGGAGACCTTGGATGCAGCCATTGAGACTGCGCTGGCCAATCCCGTGGACCACAACTTCGCCATCGATTTGGCCGGGAATCTTTACCAGGGACGAAGCACCTCTCAGCTTTCAGACGCCTCTGGCGAACCCAACCAGCAAGTTTTGAGTAATTAA